One stretch of Bacteroidota bacterium DNA includes these proteins:
- a CDS encoding HAD-IIIA family hydrolase has translation MRKIMNKTLISRLKKIKLIAMDVDGVLTDSGAYYSENGIELKKFSIRDGMGMMLLKKAGYTIALVTTENTKIVEKRAERLKVDELHQGVINKKETIELLMKKYSLEWNEIAFIGDDINDIPVLKKVGFAATPADATAINKKIAHYITKTNGGNGCVREVCDLFISLKWKDDAVTDLWLTK, from the coding sequence TTGAGAAAGATCATGAACAAAACTCTGATTTCAAGACTAAAAAAAATTAAACTGATTGCAATGGATGTTGATGGTGTCCTTACAGATTCCGGAGCATACTATTCCGAGAATGGAATAGAATTAAAGAAATTTTCTATTCGCGATGGAATGGGAATGATGTTATTGAAGAAAGCCGGATATACAATTGCTCTTGTTACCACGGAGAACACTAAAATTGTCGAAAAGCGAGCTGAACGCTTAAAGGTGGACGAACTTCATCAAGGCGTTATAAATAAAAAGGAAACGATTGAACTACTCATGAAAAAATATTCGTTGGAATGGAACGAGATTGCGTTCATTGGGGACGATATTAATGACATTCCTGTCTTAAAAAAAGTTGGCTTTGCTGCAACACCGGCAGACGCAACCGCAATTAACAAAAAAATTGCACATTATATCACGAAAACAAATGGAGGGAATGGTTGCGTTCGTGAAGTATGTGATTTATTTATTTCATTGAAATGGAAAGATGATGCGGTAACGGATTTATGGCTTACCAAATAG